One part of the Flavobacterium johnsoniae UW101 genome encodes these proteins:
- the gloA2 gene encoding SMU1112c/YaeR family gloxylase I-like metalloprotein has translation MLTLNKVHHIAILCSDYEKSKHFYTQILGLTIIREIYREERQSYKLDLALNGSYVIELFSFPDPPKRPSRPEAVGLRHLAFEVINLNETVAFLTSKNIESEPIRIDETTNKRFTFIADPDLLPIEFYER, from the coding sequence ATGCTTACCCTTAATAAAGTTCACCATATTGCCATTTTATGTTCTGATTACGAAAAATCGAAACATTTCTATACTCAGATTTTAGGCTTAACGATTATCCGCGAAATCTATCGTGAAGAACGCCAGTCTTATAAATTAGATTTGGCTTTAAACGGCTCTTACGTTATAGAATTATTCTCTTTTCCTGATCCTCCAAAACGTCCTTCACGTCCAGAAGCCGTTGGATTACGTCATTTAGCTTTTGAAGTAATTAATTTAAATGAAACTGTTGCTTTTTTAACCTCAAAAAACATTGAATCAGAACCGATAAGAATTGATGAAACTACAAACAAACGTTTCACTTTTATTGCTGATCCTGATTTACTGCCTATTGAGTTTTATGAGAGATAG
- a CDS encoding chloride channel protein → MNKTAQIKKNHQFIKFRKLVIVSILIGFLSAFLGISLKKITEYYEEIFFHEVSVHPVFYIIFPVFGLSIIYFLRQYLFKKKENKGIKEVFESTASKSKNLPSYKIPSHFINGLLTVIFGGSTGIEVSTVVATATIGSVAHEKENVFRQYKTELICAGVAAGVTALFSSPIAGVLFAFEVISRKVTRAFVISNLIAVSIAFGLLTILKEEPLFAVSIVSWQLKAIPYFILLGILAGMNSVYLTKCVLFFKSQFGKIDTHYYKIIIGSAVLSISLFFFPQLYGEGYHAIKGIFGTSSQLPLTITLALTFIAILILKPIVTSITLASGGDGGVFAPSLFIGAFLGLLLASVLNSFFHVNVIPVNFMILGMAAVLSASIHAPFTAIFLVCGLTNDYTLFLPILAVCLISKYTAKTIYPYTVYSYAPSLTK, encoded by the coding sequence ATGAACAAAACGGCGCAAATCAAAAAAAATCATCAATTTATCAAATTCCGAAAATTAGTTATTGTTTCTATTTTAATTGGCTTTCTTTCAGCTTTCCTCGGAATATCACTTAAAAAAATAACCGAATATTACGAAGAAATCTTCTTTCACGAAGTATCGGTTCATCCTGTATTTTATATCATTTTTCCGGTTTTTGGATTATCAATAATTTACTTCCTGAGACAATATCTTTTTAAGAAAAAAGAAAATAAAGGCATCAAAGAAGTTTTTGAAAGTACAGCTTCAAAATCTAAAAATCTTCCTTCTTATAAAATTCCATCACACTTTATAAACGGATTATTAACGGTTATTTTTGGAGGCTCAACCGGAATTGAAGTTTCAACAGTTGTTGCAACGGCAACGATTGGTTCTGTTGCCCATGAAAAAGAAAATGTTTTCCGCCAGTACAAAACTGAATTAATTTGTGCGGGTGTAGCAGCTGGAGTTACGGCACTTTTCAGCAGTCCAATTGCGGGAGTTTTGTTTGCTTTTGAAGTAATTTCACGAAAAGTGACACGAGCTTTTGTTATCTCTAATTTAATTGCTGTTTCAATTGCTTTTGGTTTACTTACCATTTTAAAAGAAGAACCTTTATTTGCGGTTTCAATTGTATCCTGGCAGTTAAAAGCAATTCCATATTTTATTCTTCTTGGAATTTTGGCGGGAATGAATTCGGTTTATTTAACTAAATGTGTTTTATTCTTCAAGTCTCAATTCGGAAAAATCGATACGCATTATTATAAAATCATTATTGGTTCAGCTGTTTTAAGTATTTCGCTATTCTTTTTCCCTCAATTATACGGAGAAGGATATCATGCTATCAAAGGAATTTTTGGAACTTCATCTCAGCTTCCTTTAACCATAACTTTAGCACTGACTTTTATTGCAATATTAATTTTAAAACCTATAGTTACATCCATTACATTGGCTTCAGGAGGCGACGGAGGTGTTTTTGCACCTAGTTTATTCATCGGAGCTTTTTTAGGATTATTACTGGCTTCGGTTTTAAACAGCTTTTTTCATGTAAATGTAATTCCGGTCAATTTTATGATTCTCGGAATGGCTGCCGTTTTAAGCGCCAGCATTCACGCACCTTTTACCGCAATCTTTTTGGTTTGCGGTTTAACAAACGACTATACTTTGTTTTTACCAATTCTTGCCGTTTGTTTAATTTCAAAATATACTGCAAAAACAATTTATCCGTATACAGTATACAGTTACGCTCCAAGCTTGACTAAATAA
- a CDS encoding HPP family protein → MPTEKIKRSYRKTRYILYKETLIDYKEHFWSFLGSFVGIGILAYVQSMHFSGSDAVYLIGSFGASSVLVYGIIQSPFSQPRNLVGGHVISALVGVTVNKLVPDIMYIAAPLAVSIAIILMQITKTLHPPGGATALIAVIGTEKVKALGYMYVLSPVFTGVMILLLTALVFNNMTSSRSYPSHSTYHKHYHKIRKRLTGR, encoded by the coding sequence ATGCCAACTGAAAAAATAAAAAGAAGCTATCGCAAAACACGTTACATCCTTTACAAAGAAACTTTAATTGATTATAAAGAACACTTTTGGTCATTTTTAGGTTCTTTCGTTGGAATAGGAATTTTGGCTTACGTTCAATCGATGCATTTTTCCGGAAGCGATGCCGTTTATTTAATTGGCTCTTTTGGAGCTTCAAGTGTTTTAGTTTACGGAATTATCCAGAGCCCTTTTTCTCAGCCAAGAAATTTAGTTGGCGGACATGTTATCTCCGCTCTTGTTGGCGTAACCGTAAATAAATTGGTTCCGGATATTATGTATATCGCGGCACCGCTGGCGGTTTCAATCGCCATAATTCTAATGCAGATTACCAAAACACTTCATCCACCTGGAGGAGCAACGGCTTTAATTGCTGTTATTGGTACCGAAAAAGTAAAAGCTTTAGGTTATATGTATGTGCTTTCGCCTGTTTTTACAGGAGTTATGATTTTACTTTTAACGGCCTTGGTTTTTAACAATATGACTTCAAGCAGAAGCTATCCTAGCCACAGCACCTATCACAAACATTATCATAAAATTAGAAAAAGATTGACGGGAAGATAA
- a CDS encoding IS1096 element passenger TnpR family protein translates to MVYKFRVILDAEEDIFRDIAILEDDTLEDLHNAIFNAFGFDGSEVASFYTCDETWNQEDEIPLFDTGDVPGEIRTMNDYPLSSILDKQNTKIIYVYDFISMWTFLVELAAVEDEAVGATYPETLFSHGEMPDEALEKNFEADDMHNDIYGEFEDDLDEDDLDMFEGDDSFEDYGFEENWN, encoded by the coding sequence ATGGTTTATAAATTTAGAGTAATTCTAGACGCCGAAGAAGATATTTTTAGAGACATTGCAATTCTTGAAGACGATACTCTTGAAGATTTACACAATGCAATCTTCAACGCTTTTGGTTTTGACGGATCTGAAGTGGCTTCATTCTATACTTGTGATGAAACTTGGAATCAGGAAGATGAAATTCCTCTTTTTGATACAGGAGATGTTCCTGGCGAAATAAGAACCATGAACGATTATCCGTTGTCTAGTATTTTAGATAAACAAAATACAAAGATTATCTACGTTTACGATTTCATCAGCATGTGGACTTTCTTAGTAGAATTAGCTGCTGTTGAAGATGAAGCTGTTGGAGCAACTTACCCGGAAACTTTATTTTCTCATGGTGAAATGCCAGACGAAGCTCTTGAAAAAAACTTTGAAGCTGATGATATGCACAACGATATCTACGGAGAATTTGAAGACGACCTAGATGAAGACGATCTAGACATGTTCGAAGGAGATGACAGTTTCGAGGATTATGGATTTGAGGAGAATTGGAATTAG
- a CDS encoding four helix bundle protein — MKTFRDLLIWQKSMNLVTEIYLLTNSFPKEEIYGLSSQIRRCSISIPSNIAEGYGRDGNNDYLRFLNISISSLFEMQTQLEISFNLKYITENQFNKINGESRELERMLSSFIRRIKDRK, encoded by the coding sequence ATGAAAACATTTAGAGACCTCTTGATTTGGCAAAAATCAATGAACTTAGTTACCGAAATTTACCTATTAACCAATTCATTTCCGAAAGAAGAAATTTATGGACTATCTTCACAAATCAGAAGATGTTCAATATCAATACCGAGTAATATTGCTGAAGGTTATGGCAGAGATGGGAATAATGATTATCTGAGATTTTTAAATATTTCTATTTCATCCTTATTCGAAATGCAGACTCAGCTTGAAATTTCATTCAATTTAAAATACATAACGGAGAATCAATTCAATAAAATTAATGGAGAAAGCAGAGAATTAGAACGAATGTTAAGTTCTTTTATTCGAAGAATAAAAGACAGAAAATAA
- a CDS encoding nucleoid-associated protein, with protein sequence MINLFNTHIDTLAIHRVGNKSRNEAIFLSEQPFNLNDEIVPLIKEFFFKPFREKEENYYQFAHEVDLDYNDMFKYATEIFANPANVHEVSKKITKHLYEQSNHPHIKNGEVYVTYLTNLSIDNNVVDAIGIFKSELQADFLQFEENGSNLEMILQQGINLSKLDKGCLIFNYKKEEGYKILTVDSNRYDARYWLEHFLSVDAFEDENFITKKYLKFCQNFAKDVVLPAEDKKEEVMFMNRSVNYFAKNDQFEEQNFLNEVLDNPELIPEFKNYKVDKGEKYSIEDVTSFPIANAAVSDARKSIKNVINLDTHIQIKMDFINPESAEKFVEKGWDEEKQMYYYLVYFNKEEKS encoded by the coding sequence ATGATTAATCTTTTCAACACCCACATCGACACGCTGGCAATACACCGCGTGGGAAACAAAAGCCGTAATGAGGCTATTTTTTTATCAGAGCAGCCATTTAATTTAAATGATGAGATTGTTCCTTTGATAAAAGAATTCTTTTTTAAGCCTTTTAGAGAGAAAGAAGAAAACTATTATCAGTTTGCACACGAAGTGGACTTGGACTACAACGACATGTTTAAATATGCAACTGAAATTTTTGCTAATCCGGCTAATGTTCATGAGGTTTCTAAAAAAATCACAAAACATTTATACGAGCAGTCAAATCACCCGCACATTAAAAACGGAGAGGTTTATGTTACTTATTTAACAAATCTGAGTATTGATAACAATGTTGTTGATGCAATTGGAATTTTTAAAAGTGAGTTACAAGCCGACTTTTTACAGTTTGAAGAAAACGGAAGCAACCTGGAAATGATCTTGCAGCAAGGAATTAACCTGAGCAAACTAGACAAAGGATGTTTAATTTTTAACTACAAAAAAGAAGAAGGATACAAAATCCTGACTGTAGACAGCAACCGTTATGATGCACGTTACTGGTTAGAGCACTTTTTGTCTGTAGACGCTTTTGAAGATGAAAATTTCATCACTAAAAAATATTTAAAATTCTGCCAGAACTTCGCAAAAGACGTTGTTTTGCCAGCTGAAGACAAGAAAGAGGAAGTAATGTTTATGAACCGATCTGTGAATTATTTCGCTAAAAACGATCAGTTTGAAGAGCAGAATTTCTTGAATGAAGTATTAGACAATCCTGAATTAATTCCTGAATTCAAAAACTACAAAGTTGATAAAGGAGAAAAATACAGCATCGAAGATGTAACCTCATTCCCTATTGCAAACGCAGCAGTTTCTGACGCTAGAAAATCAATTAAAAACGTTATTAATCTGGATACACATATTCAAATTAAAATGGATTTTATTAACCCTGAAAGTGCAGAAAAATTTGTTGAAAAAGGCTGGGATGAAGAAAAACAAATGTATTACTACTTAGTGTATTTCAATAAAGAAGAAAAAAGCTAA
- a CDS encoding TetR/AcrR family transcriptional regulator, with translation MARTKEFNEDQVLDKAIEIFWHKGYNGTSAQDLVNHLGLSRSSLYDTFGDKQKLFARALKKYHDENYIKIKEILETATNIKETLSVIFKLAVVESLEDRITKGCFMVNSAVELAMHDADIAKIVNDNRKIMEEVFYMAVKKGQELGQISSKQEARSLARFIFNNYSGIRVLARAGERDKQVYDDILKSIFALF, from the coding sequence ATGGCTAGAACGAAAGAATTTAATGAAGATCAGGTTTTAGATAAAGCAATTGAAATTTTTTGGCACAAAGGTTATAACGGAACTTCTGCTCAGGATTTGGTAAATCATTTAGGATTAAGCCGTTCGAGTTTGTATGATACTTTTGGAGATAAACAGAAACTGTTTGCCAGAGCTTTAAAAAAATATCATGATGAAAATTACATTAAGATTAAAGAAATACTCGAAACGGCCACAAATATAAAAGAAACACTTAGCGTAATTTTTAAGCTGGCTGTAGTAGAAAGTCTCGAAGACCGAATTACTAAAGGTTGTTTTATGGTAAATTCAGCTGTAGAACTTGCTATGCATGATGCTGATATCGCAAAAATTGTAAACGATAACCGAAAAATCATGGAAGAAGTTTTTTATATGGCTGTAAAAAAAGGGCAGGAGCTGGGACAGATTTCGTCTAAGCAAGAAGCCAGATCTTTAGCTCGTTTTATTTTTAACAATTACTCCGGAATAAGGGTTTTGGCGAGAGCAGGCGAGAGAGACAAACAAGTTTATGATGATATTTTAAAATCGATTTTCGCATTGTTTTAG
- a CDS encoding SDR family oxidoreductase yields the protein MKNLENKVAIVTGGNSGIGYAAAAELASKGAKVIVTGRNKEALAKAETELNVTGIVADQSDLKSIDNLVEEVKAKFGKVDILFLNAGIAAFAPVDSASEEHYDSIMNVNVKGVYFTVQKVLPILNDGGSIIFNTSVNAQLGMPGSSVYGASKAAVLSLNRIFAAELASRKIRVNAVSPGPIETPLYGKVGLEKEEVEGLGAALGEKILLKRFGQASEVAKTISFLASDDSSFITGTEIVVDGGLTVNTVL from the coding sequence ATGAAAAATTTAGAAAACAAAGTAGCTATTGTAACAGGTGGAAATAGTGGAATTGGGTACGCTGCTGCTGCCGAATTAGCATCAAAAGGTGCAAAAGTAATTGTAACAGGAAGAAACAAAGAAGCTTTGGCAAAAGCTGAAACTGAATTAAATGTTACCGGAATTGTGGCAGATCAATCTGATTTAAAATCTATTGACAATTTAGTAGAAGAAGTAAAAGCAAAATTCGGGAAAGTTGATATTTTATTCCTGAATGCAGGAATTGCTGCTTTTGCTCCGGTAGACTCAGCTTCAGAAGAACATTATGACAGTATAATGAATGTAAACGTAAAAGGAGTTTATTTTACAGTTCAAAAAGTACTGCCAATTTTAAATGACGGAGGTTCTATTATTTTTAATACTTCTGTAAATGCTCAATTAGGAATGCCGGGTTCAAGTGTATATGGAGCAAGTAAAGCAGCAGTTTTATCATTAAACAGAATATTTGCTGCCGAATTAGCTTCAAGAAAAATCAGAGTTAATGCAGTTTCTCCTGGCCCAATCGAAACTCCTTTGTATGGTAAAGTAGGTTTAGAAAAAGAAGAAGTAGAAGGTTTAGGAGCAGCTTTGGGAGAAAAAATCTTATTGAAACGTTTTGGTCAGGCTTCTGAAGTTGCAAAAACAATTAGTTTTCTTGCTTCTGATGATTCATCATTCATTACAGGAACAGAAATTGTTGTCGACGGCGGACTTACTGTAAATACAGTATTATAA
- a CDS encoding GAF domain-containing protein: MDRHVPKESPFETIISFHKLIESFEEIALSDVDYRSNYAKAILKEIEAFPEFRTGIRDLNSIRNNEALIKNIAADLFPTALTHNEIKAITIPFQNISFNYTERFKKILRNAGDEFYMEIRDFDDHQFYVNNCCLILAYHYNQNVDFSKPFFYDIPDEEGVERHYRIMYNADFMEIIPTEKSVELSQDDIDQLIDNYNDIDLWKSKFPPGSWILKGFGIVSLFDATTESAISTLKSNLLKPDNTRVTSTDIVENIFRSIFKIPSLKVGFIIYNPEEEKFIRPMKFDNHMESYLLKSDQEMDCKNAFFGCSFENLLDNKEPFVISNVKKFIEESSNKKLGEHLLKQGIQSCVFAPVIKDDHLLGIVELVSENPRDLNSVNAIKLDLVLPYLTDTIDRYNTDMQHQIEAIIQREYTTIHPSVYWKFRKESQNYFQNISHTKDYIFKEIVFKNVFPLYGQIDIKGSSEHRNETVKIDLKNQLTALLEIFDNQDPNSNLVLLEQRKFELESLRSELDFPLKADMEQHIQRYIEEEIHPILKNTKSNAKNEKLEELYFESLDEKTGMFYQERKKFDNAMSIINKKLASVLDKKQVEAQQIYPHYYERFKTDGVEHNLYIGASISPTKPFDIMYLHNLRLWQLQTLCEMELEHHQLKESLPYELDVTSLILVFSSPLSIRFRMDEKRFDVDGTYNARYEVVKKRIDKSHIKGTNERITEKEKITIVYSQNSEEAEYLKYIKYLQHKKILEPSIEQFEVEDLQGVSGLKAIRVKVINNTNASKMKKITYQDLLDELN, from the coding sequence ATGGATCGACACGTACCTAAAGAAAGTCCTTTCGAAACGATAATCTCATTTCATAAACTAATTGAATCTTTTGAAGAAATTGCTTTATCTGATGTTGATTACCGATCTAACTATGCCAAAGCCATTTTAAAAGAAATTGAAGCTTTTCCGGAATTTAGAACCGGAATTCGTGATCTTAATTCTATTCGAAACAATGAAGCTTTAATTAAAAATATAGCTGCTGATTTATTTCCAACGGCTCTGACTCACAACGAAATAAAAGCAATTACAATTCCGTTTCAAAACATCTCGTTTAATTATACAGAACGTTTCAAAAAAATTCTGCGTAATGCGGGAGATGAATTTTATATGGAAATTCGTGATTTTGATGATCATCAGTTTTATGTAAACAACTGTTGTTTGATTTTGGCATATCATTACAATCAAAATGTAGATTTCAGTAAACCTTTTTTCTATGATATTCCTGATGAAGAAGGTGTAGAAAGACATTATAGAATCATGTACAATGCTGATTTCATGGAAATTATTCCTACCGAAAAATCAGTAGAGCTTTCACAAGATGACATCGATCAATTAATAGACAATTACAATGATATTGATTTATGGAAATCTAAATTTCCTCCGGGAAGCTGGATTTTAAAAGGTTTTGGAATTGTTTCTTTATTTGATGCTACTACAGAAAGTGCTATTTCGACTTTAAAAAGTAATTTATTAAAACCAGATAATACAAGAGTAACTTCTACAGATATTGTAGAAAATATCTTTAGATCTATTTTTAAAATTCCAAGTTTAAAAGTGGGTTTTATAATTTACAATCCTGAAGAAGAAAAGTTTATCAGACCAATGAAGTTTGATAATCATATGGAAAGTTATCTTTTGAAATCAGATCAGGAAATGGATTGCAAAAATGCTTTCTTTGGCTGTTCATTCGAGAATCTTCTGGATAACAAAGAACCTTTTGTAATTTCGAACGTTAAAAAATTCATTGAAGAATCCAGTAATAAAAAACTTGGCGAGCATTTGCTTAAACAAGGTATTCAAAGCTGTGTTTTTGCTCCGGTAATTAAAGACGATCATTTATTAGGAATTGTCGAATTGGTTTCTGAAAACCCTAGAGATTTAAACAGTGTAAATGCAATAAAATTAGATTTGGTTTTACCGTATTTAACTGATACCATCGATCGTTACAATACTGATATGCAGCATCAGATTGAAGCGATTATTCAGCGTGAGTACACAACAATTCACCCAAGTGTGTATTGGAAATTTAGAAAAGAGTCACAAAATTACTTTCAAAATATAAGCCATACTAAAGATTACATTTTTAAGGAAATCGTATTTAAAAATGTATTCCCTTTATATGGTCAAATAGATATTAAAGGTTCTTCTGAACATAGAAATGAAACGGTTAAAATTGATTTAAAAAATCAATTGACTGCCTTGTTGGAAATTTTCGACAATCAGGACCCAAATTCTAATCTGGTACTTTTAGAACAAAGAAAATTTGAATTAGAATCGCTTAGAAGTGAATTAGATTTTCCGCTGAAAGCAGATATGGAACAACATATTCAGCGTTATATTGAAGAAGAAATTCACCCGATCCTGAAAAACACAAAAAGCAATGCTAAAAACGAAAAGTTAGAGGAATTGTATTTTGAAAGTCTGGATGAAAAAACGGGAATGTTCTATCAGGAAAGAAAGAAATTTGACAATGCAATGTCAATTATCAATAAAAAACTGGCTTCGGTTTTAGATAAAAAACAAGTTGAAGCACAGCAGATTTATCCGCATTATTACGAGCGTTTTAAAACTGATGGTGTTGAACATAATTTATACATTGGGGCATCGATTTCGCCAACAAAACCATTTGACATTATGTACCTGCATAATCTGCGTTTATGGCAGTTACAGACTTTATGCGAAATGGAATTAGAACATCATCAGCTTAAAGAATCGCTTCCGTATGAATTGGATGTTACGTCGCTGATTTTAGTTTTTAGTTCTCCGCTTTCTATTCGTTTTAGAATGGATGAAAAACGTTTTGATGTTGACGGAACGTATAATGCCAGATATGAAGTTGTAAAAAAACGTATCGATAAATCGCATATTAAAGGAACTAACGAACGTATTACTGAAAAAGAGAAAATTACAATTGTTTATTCTCAAAATAGTGAAGAAGCTGAGTATTTAAAATACATTAAATATTTACAGCACAAAAAGATTCTTGAACCTTCAATAGAACAATTTGAAGTAGAAGATCTTCAGGGAGTTTCTGGTTTAAAAGCAATTCGTGTAAAGGTGATTAACAACACCAATGCTTCAAAAATGAAAAAAATCACCTATCAGGATTTATTAGATGAGCTCAACTAA
- a CDS encoding Pycsar system effector family protein — translation MNLIEQSEDFVSNLLKDKLSNLYSYHNFNHTFTVVTAVKELCKKEDVESDDKEALLVAAWFHDTGYVEGYENHESKSVKIASDFLKEKGKSDKFIELVSSLILATAKEYEPKTHLEKIIKDADYAHLMGTEYTTTCELLRLELKNTGIVSFTNAEWTKENLNFLLNKHRFYTDYALRKWQPLKEKNLLLIQKKINKQELKAAAAIEEDNKKKDKEKPERGIDTLFRVTLGNHTRLSGIADSKANILLSVNAIIISIALSTIIPKLDSPKNAHLVVPTFIMLMSSVITIIFAILSTRPKVTSGFFTRDDVEARKVNLMFFGNFYKMPLEDYDWAMNEMMKDRDYLYSTMIKDLYYLGLVLQRKYNLLRIAYNFFMFGLIITVISFVIAFKSI, via the coding sequence ATGAATTTAATAGAACAATCCGAAGATTTCGTCAGTAATTTACTCAAAGATAAACTTTCTAATTTATATTCTTATCATAATTTTAACCATACTTTCACAGTAGTTACAGCGGTTAAGGAGTTATGTAAAAAAGAAGATGTTGAAAGTGATGATAAAGAGGCACTTTTAGTGGCAGCCTGGTTTCATGACACTGGATATGTTGAAGGTTATGAAAACCATGAAAGCAAGAGTGTAAAAATTGCATCTGATTTTTTAAAAGAAAAAGGAAAATCAGACAAGTTTATAGAACTTGTTTCCAGCTTAATTCTGGCTACGGCTAAAGAATATGAACCTAAAACACATTTAGAAAAAATTATAAAAGATGCCGATTATGCTCATTTAATGGGAACTGAGTATACGACAACCTGCGAATTACTGCGTTTAGAATTAAAAAACACAGGAATAGTTAGTTTTACAAATGCGGAGTGGACAAAAGAAAATCTGAATTTTTTATTAAATAAACACAGGTTCTATACGGACTATGCTTTAAGAAAATGGCAGCCTTTAAAAGAAAAAAACCTGCTTTTGATTCAGAAAAAAATAAACAAACAAGAATTAAAAGCTGCTGCAGCAATTGAAGAAGACAATAAAAAGAAAGACAAAGAAAAACCAGAACGCGGTATCGATACTTTGTTTCGTGTAACGCTTGGAAACCATACTCGTTTAAGCGGTATTGCCGATAGTAAAGCGAATATTTTATTGTCTGTAAATGCAATTATTATTTCGATCGCACTTTCTACAATTATTCCAAAACTTGACAGTCCAAAAAACGCACATTTGGTTGTGCCGACATTTATTATGCTGATGTCGAGCGTTATCACAATTATTTTTGCGATTCTTTCTACAAGGCCAAAAGTAACTTCGGGATTTTTTACACGTGATGATGTTGAAGCCAGAAAAGTCAATTTGATGTTTTTTGGAAATTTCTATAAAATGCCTCTTGAAGATTACGATTGGGCAATGAATGAAATGATGAAAGACCGCGATTATCTTTATTCGACCATGATTAAAGATTTGTATTACCTTGGATTGGTTTTACAGCGAAAATATAATCTGCTGAGAATTGCTTACAACTTTTTTATGTTCGGATTAATTATAACTGTAATTTCATTTGTAATTGCTTTTAAGTCGATTTAG